In Dermacentor variabilis isolate Ectoservices chromosome 7, ASM5094787v1, whole genome shotgun sequence, a genomic segment contains:
- the LOC142588765 gene encoding uncharacterized protein LOC142588765, with the protein MLEVFAQSVGLVFQGSRVCCVSTVTVGTVECAIIVVGFVFVFAALCTRFLVARSMQRPPALYERKPVGGGFYESRPRVTHAVPHSIAQLARQSRHTSLGLPHAAGDCPRQPISREMKTRIELH; encoded by the exons ATGctcgaagtgttcgcccaaagcgttggcctggtcttccaag GCTCGAGAGTATGCTGCGTGTCCACAgtcacagttgggacagtggaGTGTGCCATCATAGTTGTTGGattcgtgttcgtgttcgccGCACTTTGCACAC GGTTTCTGGTAGCACGCTCGATGCAAAG ACCTCCAGCGCTGTATGAGCGGAAGCCTGTCGGCGGCGGATTctatgaatcgcgcccacgtgtcacccacgcggTGCCTCACTCGATCGcgcaattagcgaggcagtcacgccacacttcgctgGGTTTGCCACATGCTGCAGgagattgcccgcgccagccaataagtcgcgaaatgaaaacacgtatagaacttcactga